TCAACTTGAGTAGTCGCTGTTACATGGAAGATGAAAAAGTCCGATACCCTTTCCATCATTAACTACAATTGCAAATAAGATAGCAAATACTCAGGCCAACTGGAAAGAAAAAGTGTTACTTATGGAGTTATGGTTTGAAAGTGACTGGAatcaaaccaaaaaaaatccaattttttCATGTCATGCCACTCACTACACTACACAATAAATCACACAACTCAATCTCAATGACATGGTTTTTTCCACCTTTGTAGCCTGGACTTGGAATGTCTCATTTTCGATTTATTAACAATGAGCTTTGGTGTTCGATGGAAATATTTCATGCACTTTGCTCATGCCAAAGAAACAGAATCTGTCCTTAGCACACACCCTAAAAAACAAGACAACCTTAAAGATATACTTATAGCAACAATTACTTGTATAATTATAATGCATTGAGATTCAATTCAACTAATTACATCAGCTGCAAGCAATTGTTCAAAATGGCAGGCTCTTTGAAGTGGAGGTTGAAGTGAGTGCAGCGAAATGCTGGGATGGAACGAAATCTTGACGCAAGTTAGCCCTCTTCACAATTTTCATCATGTTGTTCTGCAAACTCTGCTGGACTAATTGATTCACCGCTTTCTTTTCCTCGCTCATCCCCGTCGCCCCATCTTCCTCCTCCACCAAACACTCCTCTTTACCGCCTCCATTGAAAGACGACGAAGAGGCACAAATAGGTGCGGAGACATTTGCACCAGAAACCTGTTTCCCTTTGTCTATCCTCAAACAACCCAATATCCTTGAAGCCCTTTTCTGTGCCAGTGGGGTACCCAGAAGCGTCAACTCAAGCAGCGACGACGCGATCCCAGCCTCAATCATGGTTTGCCTGTCACCATAAGCTTTATGAGCCATGATCATCAAAATGTATGACGCCTTCTCTTGACACCCTGGTGAATCTACCCAGTGCAACACATCCACCAGAACTGGGATTGCATCCCTCACAGCACTGATACACTTTCTACCCTCAGGACTCGACACCAAATTGCCCAGAATCGATAGCACTCTCTCACTCACTTCCATATCCCCTATCGCATTCACCAGAAACGCGACGAGATCAGTTTCCAAAACAAACGAAACGTTGGCCTGAAAGATTGTTAGGTTGAACAAAGCTCTGAGAGCATCTTGCTTAACATGGGAGCTGCTACTGCTACTTTTTTCATCATACAGATTTTGAAGGGTTCTAACTAG
This is a stretch of genomic DNA from Lotus japonicus ecotype B-129 chromosome 1, LjGifu_v1.2. It encodes these proteins:
- the LOC130726446 gene encoding U-box domain-containing protein 45-like, whose product is MAQCHRNHAASKTTTHFRLWNSLSASSFRRIIFDAVSCGGSSRHRHNGDDLSTAASTESSTSAKQQRLEEDERPTEKLSDLLNIAERETEADAKKKEETLSELKQVVKELRGEDLTTRQIAAARVRFLAKEDSEVRGSLAMLGAIQPLVGMLDLEEDTHSQIASLYALLNLGIGNDANKAAIVKVGAVHKMLKLIESREGPDSSVCEAIVANFLGLSALDSNKPIIGSSGAIPFLVRTLQNLYDEKSSSSSSHVKQDALRALFNLTIFQANVSFVLETDLVAFLVNAIGDMEVSERVLSILGNLVSSPEGRKCISAVRDAIPVLVDVLHWVDSPGCQEKASYILMIMAHKAYGDRQTMIEAGIASSLLELTLLGTPLAQKRASRILGCLRIDKGKQVSGANVSAPICASSSSFNGGGKEECLVEEEDGATGMSEEKKAVNQLVQQSLQNNMMKIVKRANLRQDFVPSQHFAALTSTSTSKSLPF